The Enterococcus rotai genome includes a window with the following:
- a CDS encoding DUF1846 domain-containing protein, protein MKKRGFDPQKYIEEQSKYILERVDHYDKLYLEFGGKLIGDMHAKRVLPGFDADAKIKLLQKLKDQAEILICVYAGDIERNKIRGDYGITYDMDILRQIDELREYGLAVNSVVITRYSGQPSTKMFINKLERRDIKVYKHAAIEDYPSNLEKIVSEEGFGKNDYIPTTKPIVVVTAPGPGSGKLATCLNQLYHESRNGKTAGYSKFETFPVWNVPLKHPLNIAYEAATVDLKDVNMIDSFHFDKYQKVAVNYNRDVETFPVIKRIIEKITGEESVYQSPTDMGVNRVGFGIIDDDVVKEASKQEIIRRCFATECDFKKGLIDEETVNRIKLIMEEVELKKEDRKAVLPAREYSEQLREQTQSNDTPAVIAFELQDGRIVTGRTSSLMDSCSSAILNSIKTLANISDEILLLSPVILETIQTMKRKDLHSKITALKANEILIALAISAVTNPTAQLAYDKLSELNGVQAHSTVMLSKNDEQTLRELGLDITSDAVYPSENLYYI, encoded by the coding sequence GTGAAAAAACGAGGTTTTGATCCACAAAAGTACATCGAAGAGCAATCAAAATATATCCTTGAAAGAGTTGACCATTATGACAAGCTCTACTTGGAATTTGGTGGGAAATTGATTGGCGATATGCATGCGAAACGTGTTCTGCCAGGATTTGATGCGGACGCTAAAATTAAACTTTTACAAAAATTAAAAGATCAAGCGGAGATTTTGATTTGTGTTTATGCAGGGGATATTGAGCGTAATAAAATTCGTGGCGATTATGGAATCACCTACGATATGGATATTTTGCGCCAAATCGATGAATTAAGAGAGTATGGCTTAGCAGTCAACAGTGTGGTGATTACCCGCTACAGTGGACAACCTTCTACAAAAATGTTTATCAACAAACTGGAAAGAAGAGATATCAAAGTCTATAAACATGCGGCGATCGAAGATTATCCATCCAACCTTGAAAAAATTGTCAGCGAAGAAGGCTTTGGGAAAAATGACTATATTCCAACGACAAAACCAATCGTAGTCGTGACAGCACCTGGTCCAGGTAGTGGGAAATTGGCAACTTGTTTAAATCAACTGTACCATGAGAGCCGTAACGGCAAGACTGCTGGTTATTCAAAATTTGAAACCTTCCCAGTTTGGAATGTTCCCTTGAAGCATCCTTTAAATATTGCCTATGAAGCAGCGACTGTTGATTTGAAAGATGTGAATATGATCGATTCATTTCATTTTGATAAGTACCAAAAAGTTGCTGTTAATTACAATCGTGATGTTGAGACATTCCCAGTAATCAAACGAATCATTGAAAAAATTACCGGAGAAGAATCCGTTTATCAATCCCCAACAGATATGGGTGTGAACCGTGTTGGTTTTGGGATCATCGATGATGATGTGGTGAAAGAAGCCTCTAAACAAGAAATCATCCGTCGCTGTTTTGCTACAGAATGTGACTTTAAAAAAGGCTTGATCGATGAAGAGACTGTCAATCGCATTAAGCTGATCATGGAAGAAGTCGAGCTGAAAAAAGAAGACCGCAAAGCGGTACTTCCTGCTAGAGAATATTCAGAGCAATTAAGAGAGCAAACCCAAAGTAATGATACGCCTGCTGTTATTGCGTTTGAGTTACAAGATGGTCGAATTGTAACAGGAAGAACCAGTAGCTTGATGGATTCATGTTCATCTGCTATTTTGAATTCTATTAAAACATTAGCTAATATTTCAGATGAAATTTTATTATTATCTCCAGTGATTCTTGAAACCATTCAAACGATGAAGCGAAAAGATCTTCACAGTAAAATTACGGCTTTAAAAGCCAACGAAATCTTGATTGCGCTAGCGATCAGTGCTGTTACGAACCCGACAGCACAATTGGCGTATGATAAATTATCTGAATTGAATGGTGTCCAAGCGCATTCTACGGTGATGTTGAGTAAGAATGATGAGCAAACGTTAAGAGAATTAGGTTTGGATATTACGAGTGATGCGGTTTATCCGTCGGAGAAT